In Methanobrevibacter ruminantium, a single genomic region encodes these proteins:
- a CDS encoding glycosyltransferase, whose protein sequence is MKILVVQESDWLKRNPHQQHHLMDRMVLRGHEVKVIDYPIDWPKEDPDGFMFKREVHDNVFKVKPEADIQVIRPSFIKKPVLNYMSLYYTHKKEIKRQIEEFKPDVIMGLGLLNAYSASKLANKHNIPFVYYLIDVLYALIPEKTFQSFGKKVNMKAIERSDLVITINQKLKELAIDLGANPNETILIDAGIDLNDFDPQLEDSNIRSMYNIDENDTVLFFMGWIYEFAGMKELAIELGKNKEKYPNMKILIVGDGDAYDKMVQIKEEYDLGDQLILTGKQPYEMIPEFLASADFCLLPAYIDEEIMQDIVPIKLYEYLAMEKVVIATELPGISKEFGYGNGIEYVQKAEEVLETAQRILYEGRYEEISKKGREYVKSNDWEAITDKFEKTLNDLIG, encoded by the coding sequence ATGAAGATATTAGTAGTTCAAGAATCAGACTGGTTAAAGAGAAATCCACATCAGCAACATCATTTAATGGATCGTATGGTACTGCGTGGACATGAGGTAAAAGTCATTGACTATCCAATTGATTGGCCTAAGGAAGACCCTGATGGATTTATGTTCAAAAGGGAAGTTCATGACAATGTATTCAAAGTAAAGCCAGAAGCAGATATTCAAGTAATCAGACCTTCTTTCATTAAAAAACCAGTTTTAAACTACATGTCATTATATTATACTCATAAAAAGGAAATCAAAAGGCAAATAGAAGAATTCAAGCCAGATGTAATTATGGGATTAGGTTTGCTTAATGCATATTCCGCTTCAAAGCTTGCAAATAAACATAATATTCCATTTGTATACTACTTGATTGATGTGCTCTATGCACTTATTCCAGAAAAGACATTTCAATCTTTTGGAAAGAAAGTTAACATGAAGGCAATAGAGCGTTCTGACCTTGTGATTACAATCAATCAAAAGCTTAAAGAACTGGCAATAGATTTGGGTGCTAATCCAAATGAAACCATTTTAATTGATGCTGGAATTGATTTAAATGACTTCGACCCTCAACTTGAGGATTCAAATATAAGAAGTATGTATAACATAGATGAAAATGACACAGTTCTGTTCTTTATGGGTTGGATCTATGAATTTGCAGGTATGAAGGAATTGGCTATTGAACTTGGTAAAAACAAGGAAAAATATCCAAACATGAAGATTCTCATTGTTGGTGATGGTGATGCCTATGACAAGATGGTTCAGATTAAGGAGGAATATGATCTTGGTGACCAGTTGATTCTAACTGGAAAACAGCCTTATGAAATGATTCCTGAATTCTTGGCTTCTGCTGATTTCTGTCTTCTTCCAGCATACATTGATGAAGAAATCATGCAGGATATCGTTCCGATCAAGCTTTATGAGTACTTGGCTATGGAAAAGGTGGTTATAGCAACAGAGCTTCCGGGAATTTCCAAGGAGTTCGGTTACGGAAATGGAATTGAATATGTTCAAAAAGCAGAGGAAGTATTAGAGACTGCTCAAAGGATTCTTTATGAAGGAAGATATGAGGAGATTTCCAAAAAAGGAAGGGAATATGTCAAGTCCAATGATTGGGAAGCAATTACAGATAAGTTTGAAAAGACCTTGAATGACTTAATTGGATAA
- a CDS encoding TIGR00730 family Rossman fold protein, producing MRICLYGAGSTSIKSKYTEESYKLGEEIAKRGHTLVFGGGSTGVMGAVSKGAIDNNGKVIGIAPEWMEDFEGICRDCDEFIYTESMDERKKLFLKNSDAFIIAPGGIGTLDEFFEIIVLKKLKQHNKKIILFNLFGYYDPMLEMLDFMLKEGVVREEIDKNTFKIADTIERVFELLERE from the coding sequence ATGAGAATTTGTCTTTATGGTGCTGGAAGCACTAGTATAAAATCCAAATATACTGAAGAATCATACAAATTAGGAGAGGAAATAGCTAAAAGAGGACATACTCTTGTATTTGGTGGAGGATCTACAGGAGTTATGGGTGCCGTCTCTAAAGGAGCAATAGATAATAATGGAAAAGTAATAGGAATTGCACCTGAATGGATGGAAGATTTTGAAGGAATCTGTAGAGATTGTGATGAATTCATTTATACAGAATCCATGGATGAGAGAAAAAAGCTATTTTTAAAAAATTCAGACGCTTTTATAATAGCTCCTGGAGGAATAGGAACCCTTGACGAATTCTTTGAAATAATAGTATTGAAAAAATTAAAACAGCACAACAAAAAGATAATACTCTTTAATCTCTTCGGTTATTATGATCCTATGTTAGAAATGCTTGATTTTATGTTAAAAGAAGGGGTCGTTAGAGAAGAGATTGATAAAAACACTTTCAAAATAGCAGATACAATTGAAAGAGTTTTTGAGCTTTTGGAAAGAGAATAA